A stretch of Acidobacteriota bacterium DNA encodes these proteins:
- a CDS encoding carboxypeptidase regulatory-like domain-containing protein, with protein sequence MTMRLRVVAVLALIGAVPTFGQVVPPPQAGRDTQAQAQAPATALIMGTVVTGSGGQPADGVRLTLSGAELRGTRSALSDDNGKFAFLALPPGTYTLRAAKTGYVSATFGQKAPGRPGTPIVLAVGQQLKDVSLEVPKGGVISGIIYDEKSRPAVSTTVRVMQWSMQSGERVLNSAGTSTTDDRGMYRVFGLAPGEYLVNAVPRNTSTTMVTSEDLQSLQRMEELTRMGLASPVDIERLARDMATPNTTNDPVSGYAAVYYPGTAQAGTAQSVKIGVSQELLGIDFQLQRVPLSRVTGQVTVPSNVNVASVQVRLVDRTSPTPGQAQFSARPDRNGTFTITSVPPGQYEVSATVTVPVARPPVPPVPPGAQSLPREVQMQMDMDMQMSGGGPRLWALAEVTVDGGYSPSVALSLQEGMTVSGSVAFDGTAPLPPRLNQVRLTLSPHGLAMQSSGVSTLNVSADANGRFTLAGVGPGQYRIRASSLAGWSLKSVMVDGRDTLDFWVDVKPGENVSSVVATFGDKGTDLKGMLQSQTGQPTADFTVIIFPADNRYWVPLSRRVRSARPSTDGKFGFMGLPAGEYRLAAVTDVEPGAWYDPALLQQLQQASVSVRLIDGQPVIQNLRVSSGS encoded by the coding sequence ATGACGATGAGACTTCGGGTGGTCGCGGTGCTGGCCCTGATTGGGGCGGTGCCCACCTTCGGTCAGGTGGTGCCGCCGCCACAGGCCGGTCGCGATACGCAGGCCCAGGCCCAGGCGCCAGCCACTGCGTTGATCATGGGAACGGTGGTCACCGGCAGCGGTGGACAACCGGCCGATGGCGTGAGGCTCACGCTGTCAGGCGCCGAACTGCGCGGCACACGCTCTGCCTTGAGTGACGACAACGGCAAGTTTGCGTTCCTGGCACTGCCGCCAGGCACGTACACGCTTCGGGCGGCGAAGACGGGCTACGTCAGCGCCACGTTCGGCCAGAAGGCTCCAGGGCGTCCGGGCACGCCGATTGTGCTCGCCGTGGGACAGCAACTGAAGGACGTCTCGCTTGAGGTTCCAAAGGGCGGTGTCATCTCCGGCATCATCTACGACGAAAAAAGCCGACCGGCCGTCAGCACCACCGTTCGCGTGATGCAGTGGTCGATGCAGTCGGGAGAGCGGGTGTTGAATTCCGCGGGAACGTCGACCACCGATGATCGGGGCATGTACCGCGTATTCGGGTTGGCCCCTGGTGAGTACCTCGTGAACGCCGTTCCCCGCAACACCTCAACGACCATGGTGACGAGTGAGGACCTGCAGAGTCTGCAGCGGATGGAGGAACTGACCCGCATGGGACTGGCGTCTCCGGTCGACATCGAACGGTTGGCGCGCGACATGGCCACGCCGAACACCACCAACGACCCCGTTTCTGGATACGCCGCTGTCTACTATCCCGGCACTGCCCAGGCCGGCACCGCCCAGTCTGTGAAGATCGGCGTGAGTCAGGAGCTGCTCGGCATCGATTTCCAGTTGCAGCGGGTGCCCCTGTCCCGGGTGACCGGCCAGGTCACTGTGCCCAGCAACGTCAACGTGGCCAGCGTGCAGGTGCGCCTTGTTGACCGCACGTCGCCCACGCCGGGCCAGGCGCAGTTCTCGGCGCGGCCCGACCGCAATGGCACGTTCACAATCACGTCGGTGCCGCCTGGGCAATACGAGGTCAGCGCCACGGTGACTGTTCCAGTGGCGCGTCCGCCGGTGCCACCCGTGCCGCCGGGCGCTCAGTCGCTTCCACGGGAAGTGCAGATGCAGATGGACATGGACATGCAGATGTCCGGTGGCGGCCCCCGGCTGTGGGCGCTGGCCGAGGTCACGGTAGATGGCGGCTACTCGCCGAGTGTGGCGCTCTCACTGCAGGAGGGCATGACCGTGAGTGGTAGCGTGGCGTTTGACGGCACGGCGCCGTTGCCGCCACGCCTCAACCAGGTTCGTCTGACATTGTCGCCGCACGGCCTGGCGATGCAATCGAGCGGCGTGAGCACACTCAACGTCAGCGCTGACGCCAATGGACGGTTCACGCTCGCGGGCGTTGGGCCGGGGCAGTACCGCATTCGTGCGTCCAGTCTGGCGGGCTGGAGCTTGAAGTCCGTCATGGTCGATGGACGTGACACTCTCGACTTCTGGGTTGACGTGAAACCCGGAGAGAACGTCTCAAGCGTCGTCGCGACATTTGGTGACAAGGGCACCGATCTCAAGGGGATGTTGCAGAGCCAGACCGGACAGCCCACCGCCGACTTCACCGTGATCATTTTTCCGGCCGACAACCGGTACTGGGTGCCGCTCTCACGACGCGTACGTTCGGCACGGCCGTCCACCGACGGCAAATTCGGGTTCATGGGTCTTCCAGCCGGAGAGTATCGCCTGGCCGCGGTCACCGACGTGGAACCTGGTGCCTGGTACGATCCGGCGCTGCTGCAACAGTTGCAGCAGGCGTCGGTCTCGGTGCGCCTGATCGACGGGCAGCCCGTGATTCAGAATCTTCGGGTGAGCTCGGGTTCTTAA
- a CDS encoding amidase yields MSETKTRRAFLKAVPVAVAGAVATKTFAQQAAVGPISRETVDCAEAITGLDFHTAEEEAIARGLNANLSTYQQLRQIEIPHDTEVALTFRPYLPGEKPKGPATPGRVVRYAKPAVGSIKRPANLEDVAFWPVTKLAALLERKLVSSTELTQMYLARLKRYQPTLLFAVTITEELALQQASEADKAIASGKYKGPLHGIPWGAKDLLATKGIATTFGAEPYMNQVPDYDATVVERLRDAGAVLVAKLTMGALAQGDQWFGGRTRNPWNPQGGASGSSAGPGSATAAGCVGFSIGTETRGSIISPTSVNGVVGLRPTYGRVSRYGAMELSWTMDKIGPMCRSVEDCVLVLNAIYGPDGRDESVADASFTWNADAPLAGYRIGYVRSDFEAAAAGRGAGRGAGGGGGRGGGANAAQQQAAAAERLKNLQDAMATLQKLGAKLEPVDLPDYPANALGFVLSVEAAAAFDDLTRSRGTDLMTASNSTWGATFRSARFVPAVEYLRAQRIRTLLMREWDTFMDKHDAFISSNNAGLAATNLTGHPAIALKCGFANNLPQPLMVTGRLYDEATICRIAHAYEQATEWKDRHPTLPA; encoded by the coding sequence ATGAGCGAGACCAAGACTCGGCGCGCATTTCTGAAGGCGGTCCCGGTGGCTGTGGCTGGTGCCGTGGCCACAAAGACGTTTGCGCAGCAGGCCGCCGTGGGACCGATCTCACGTGAGACGGTGGATTGTGCGGAGGCCATCACCGGACTCGATTTCCACACCGCTGAAGAGGAAGCGATCGCGCGCGGCCTGAACGCCAACCTCTCCACCTATCAGCAGTTGCGGCAGATCGAGATTCCGCACGACACGGAAGTGGCGCTGACCTTTCGGCCATACCTTCCCGGCGAAAAGCCCAAAGGGCCGGCCACGCCTGGGCGGGTCGTGCGCTACGCCAAACCAGCGGTGGGGTCGATCAAGCGGCCAGCCAACCTTGAGGATGTGGCCTTCTGGCCGGTCACAAAACTCGCCGCGTTGCTCGAGCGCAAACTGGTGTCGTCCACTGAGTTGACGCAGATGTACCTCGCGAGGCTGAAGCGCTACCAGCCCACGCTCCTCTTCGCCGTCACGATCACCGAGGAACTGGCCCTGCAGCAGGCCTCTGAAGCGGACAAGGCTATCGCGTCGGGCAAGTACAAGGGCCCGCTTCACGGCATTCCCTGGGGAGCGAAGGACCTGTTGGCCACCAAGGGCATCGCCACCACCTTTGGTGCCGAACCCTACATGAACCAGGTGCCCGACTATGACGCCACCGTGGTGGAGCGCCTGCGCGATGCGGGCGCGGTGCTCGTGGCAAAACTCACGATGGGCGCGCTGGCGCAGGGCGACCAGTGGTTTGGTGGTCGCACGCGCAATCCCTGGAATCCGCAGGGCGGCGCCAGTGGGTCGTCGGCAGGGCCAGGATCAGCCACCGCCGCCGGTTGCGTCGGCTTCTCCATCGGCACCGAAACCCGCGGCTCGATCATCTCGCCGACGTCCGTCAACGGCGTCGTAGGCCTTCGGCCGACGTACGGTCGCGTGAGCCGTTACGGCGCGATGGAGTTGTCGTGGACCATGGACAAGATCGGACCCATGTGCCGCAGCGTCGAAGACTGCGTGCTGGTGTTGAATGCCATCTACGGTCCTGATGGCCGGGATGAGAGCGTGGCGGACGCCTCGTTCACCTGGAATGCGGACGCACCGCTGGCGGGGTACCGCATCGGCTATGTGCGCAGCGACTTCGAGGCAGCGGCTGCCGGACGAGGCGCCGGGCGCGGCGCCGGCGGTGGGGGTGGTCGAGGGGGCGGCGCGAACGCGGCCCAGCAGCAGGCCGCGGCCGCCGAACGACTGAAGAACCTCCAGGACGCCATGGCCACCCTTCAGAAACTGGGCGCCAAACTCGAACCGGTGGATCTGCCCGACTATCCCGCCAACGCACTGGGCTTTGTGTTGAGTGTGGAAGCCGCCGCGGCATTTGACGACCTGACCAGGTCTCGCGGCACAGACCTGATGACCGCCAGCAACAGCACGTGGGGCGCGACATTCCGCTCCGCGCGCTTCGTGCCGGCCGTGGAGTACCTGCGCGCACAGCGGATCCGTACGCTCCTGATGCGTGAGTGGGACACGTTCATGGACAAACACGACGCGTTCATCTCATCGAACAACGCGGGGCTGGCGGCCACGAACCTGACGGGCCATCCGGCAATCGCGCTCAAGTGCGGCTTTGCCAACAACCTGCCGCAGCCGCTGATGGTGACCGGCCGGCTCTACGACGAAGCCACCATCTGCCGTATCGCGCACGCGTATGAACAAGCGACGGAGTGGAAGGACCGCCACCCCACGCTGCCGGCGTAA